A single Gasterosteus aculeatus chromosome 2, fGasAcu3.hap1.1, whole genome shotgun sequence DNA region contains:
- the LOC120829778 gene encoding uncharacterized protein LOC120829778 isoform X2, protein MSQKHSKSKLKRNKSSFRDEHPAKTSPKRSALAPTAETGRSAWWRGECLPVAENLWALTLKSALPDLGDLHWDPVPDLPHPSAAAPPMKLDEELWWCELSRDVAPLPGPDRPATPPPSHSGRRGEEEAPPLQALPQRPRPSSRSSSPGPSTAGGHERRTGAQQEEGAGPLSNQEASRGSLQEEGLQPHVAGGGGGGRLQSCPMCLVMFPDGFTQMDCDGHLAQCLSEVNVDVTW, encoded by the exons ATGTCTCAGAAACATTCAAAGTCGAAACTTAAACGCAACAAGTCGTCCTTCAGAGACGAGCATCCGGCGAAGACGTCACCGAAGAGGAGCGCGCTCGCGCCGACAGCGGAGACCGGGag GTCAGCGTGGTGGAGGGGCGAGTGTCTCCCTGTGGCGGAGAACCTGTGGGCGCTGACGCTGAAGTCCGCTCTGCCCGACCTTGGGGATCTGCACTGGGACCCGGTTCCTGACCTCCCACATCCATCCGCAGCG GCCCCCCCGATGAAGCTGGATGAAGAGCTGTGGTGGTGTGAGCTCAGCAGAGACGTGGCTCCCCTCCCTGGACCCGACCGGCCCGCCACACCGCCACCGTCTCACAGCGGGCgccgcggcgaggaggaggcgccCCCCCTCCAAGCCCTCCCCCAGAGACCCCGGCCATCCTCCCGCAGCTCATCGCCCGGGCCCTCCACTGCAGGGGGACACgagaggaggacaggagcaCAGCAAGAGGAAGGGGCGGGACCTCTCTCAAACCAGGAGGCCAGCCGAGgttctctgcaggaggaggggcTGCAGCCACATgtggcaggaggtggaggaggggggcggctgCAGAGCTGCCCCATGTGCCTCGTGATGTTCCCTGACGG GTTCACCCAAATGGACTGTGACGGCCACCTCGCCCAGTGTCTGTCAGAGGTCAATGTGGACGTGACCTGGTGA
- the LOC120829778 gene encoding uncharacterized protein LOC120829778 isoform X1, with the protein MSQKHSKSKLKRNKSSFRDEHPAKTSPKRSALAPTAETGRSAWWRGECLPVAENLWALTLKSALPDLGDLHWDPVPDLPHPSAAKAPPMKLDEELWWCELSRDVAPLPGPDRPATPPPSHSGRRGEEEAPPLQALPQRPRPSSRSSSPGPSTAGGHERRTGAQQEEGAGPLSNQEASRGSLQEEGLQPHVAGGGGGGRLQSCPMCLVMFPDGFTQMDCDGHLAQCLSEVNVDVTW; encoded by the exons ATGTCTCAGAAACATTCAAAGTCGAAACTTAAACGCAACAAGTCGTCCTTCAGAGACGAGCATCCGGCGAAGACGTCACCGAAGAGGAGCGCGCTCGCGCCGACAGCGGAGACCGGGag GTCAGCGTGGTGGAGGGGCGAGTGTCTCCCTGTGGCGGAGAACCTGTGGGCGCTGACGCTGAAGTCCGCTCTGCCCGACCTTGGGGATCTGCACTGGGACCCGGTTCCTGACCTCCCACATCCATCCGCAGCG AAGGCCCCCCCGATGAAGCTGGATGAAGAGCTGTGGTGGTGTGAGCTCAGCAGAGACGTGGCTCCCCTCCCTGGACCCGACCGGCCCGCCACACCGCCACCGTCTCACAGCGGGCgccgcggcgaggaggaggcgccCCCCCTCCAAGCCCTCCCCCAGAGACCCCGGCCATCCTCCCGCAGCTCATCGCCCGGGCCCTCCACTGCAGGGGGACACgagaggaggacaggagcaCAGCAAGAGGAAGGGGCGGGACCTCTCTCAAACCAGGAGGCCAGCCGAGgttctctgcaggaggaggggcTGCAGCCACATgtggcaggaggtggaggaggggggcggctgCAGAGCTGCCCCATGTGCCTCGTGATGTTCCCTGACGG GTTCACCCAAATGGACTGTGACGGCCACCTCGCCCAGTGTCTGTCAGAGGTCAATGTGGACGTGACCTGGTGA